From Deltaproteobacteria bacterium, one genomic window encodes:
- the scpB gene encoding SMC-Scp complex subunit ScpB, whose product MPELKYILESLLFVSPQPLGMDRLKKALPEEEPLAIREALAALDAEYEARGGGFFLCEVAGGWQLRTRPRYALWVRRLSQSQPVRLSPAALETLAIVAYNQPVLRSCVEHVRGVDSGGVLKVLLEKGLIRVPGRDDKPGRPMLYATTKKFLEVFELKDLADLPSLSQIKDLARTNVTAEPLGEGGQADGASDETDGPQKQETPEKNN is encoded by the coding sequence ATGCCGGAATTGAAATACATATTGGAAAGCCTGCTTTTCGTTTCCCCGCAGCCCCTGGGCATGGACCGCCTGAAAAAGGCCCTGCCGGAAGAGGAGCCCTTAGCCATAAGGGAGGCCCTTGCCGCCCTTGACGCCGAGTACGAGGCGCGCGGCGGCGGCTTCTTTCTCTGCGAGGTGGCCGGGGGCTGGCAGCTTCGCACAAGGCCCCGGTATGCGCTCTGGGTCAGGCGGCTTTCCCAGTCCCAGCCCGTGCGCCTGTCTCCGGCTGCCCTGGAGACCCTGGCCATCGTGGCTTACAACCAGCCTGTGCTGCGCAGCTGTGTGGAGCACGTGCGTGGGGTGGACTCCGGCGGGGTCCTGAAGGTCCTCCTGGAAAAGGGCCTCATACGGGTTCCGGGCCGGGACGACAAGCCGGGGCGGCCCATGCTCTACGCCACCACCAAAAAATTCCTGGAGGTCTTCGAGTTGAAGGACCTCGCGGACCTTCCGAGCCTCTCCCAGATCAAGGACCTGGCCCGAACCAATGTTACGGCGGAGCCTTTGGGCGAAGGGGGGCAGGCCGACGGGGCCAGCGACGAAACCGACGGGCCGCAGAAACAGGAAACGCCGGAAAAAAATAACTAG